The nucleotide window TGGACTGCGTTATGATGTTACCGCAGTGGCGAGTAAGGGAGATGAAACCAGTCAACCGGTTGATTTAACTCTTGTCCAACAATAGTTAAATCTTGATTTTTTTCCCTAACCTTTGTGAGACAATTTCTTGACTCCCTTTTCAAGAGAAAAAATCTTCAAGGTAATACCAATTCTGAAAATTTTAACTACACTATCTTCTTGCTCAAATTGTAGGATGCGTCCCCGACGCATCAAAGACTGTAGTTTGATTTTTCAGAAATGGTATAAGATAAGTATTGAGGACTGACGCATCTAAAGACCCAAACACGCTACAAATAGGTGATGCGTTGGGGAACGCATCCTACAACTAGAGTGACTGCGTAAGTCCTAGTATTTTAGCTTTTCTCACATTCATGAGGTACACCTAACACTATCAAAGCTGCCTCAAAACCTAAAACTGTCTATCTCACTTCTACTAGGAAACGCTATATACCCAACCTTGTTTTATCATGGTTAGGGGTACTTTTTAGAATCAAATGACTCATTCTTATTTTGCTACTGTTGCTCCCTCCCTTGAAGCGATCGCCGCACAAGAATTAGAACAATTGGGCGCTAAAAATGTGATTCGGGAGGTTAGGGGAGTTCGGTTTGAGGGAGATAAACAGTTACTTTATCGAGTTAATCTTTGGGGGAGAACGATTTTTAGAGTTTTGCTCCCTATTGCTGAGGTTAAAAGTTATAATGCTCAACAACTTTATAAAAGTGTTCAAAAAATAGATTGGGAAATTTATCTCAAACCGGATCAGACTTTAGCGGTTAATTGTACGGGCAGCAATCAACATCTAAATCATACTCATTTTACTGCACTTCAAATTAAAAACGCTATTATTGATCAGCAACGGGATAGATTGGGAAAACGGTCTAGTGTTGATGTTAAACAGCCTGATATTTTAATTAATGCCCATATTTATCAAAATGATTGTATTCTCAGTTTAGATAGTTCTGGAGAGAGTTTACATCGTCGGGGATATCGTCCGGCTGTGGGGTTAGCACCTCTAAAAGAAACCCTTGCGGCGGCTCTTTTGGATCTGGCACAATGGAATTCTAATCTATCATTTTTTGATCCGTTATGTGGTTCGGGTACGTTACCGTTAGAAGCAACTTTAAAAGCTTTAAATATTGCCCCCGGTTTATTTCGTCAACGGTTTGGGTTTCAAACTTGGTTAGATTTTGATCAGTCTTTATGGGAAGATTTAATCAAAGAAGCAAAAGAAAGTCAATTATCTGTCTTACCTGCTCCTATTATAGGAAGCGATCGCTCTGATGATATGATTAAACAAGCTCAAAGTAATGCTCAATCTTGTGGAATTGATCGTCAAGTTCAGTTTATTCAAAGGGAGTTATCGGAAGTTGAACCCCTTACAAGTGAGGGAATTATTATCTGTAATCCTCCCTATGGTAAACGGTTAGGAAATTCTGAAGAATTGGGTGCTTTATATAAACAACTTGGAGATGTTTTTAAGCAACGGTTTAAGGGATGGACGGCTTATATTTTGACGGGAAATAAGGAGTTAGGTAAACAGGTTGGGTTGAAAACTTCTCGGCGTATTCCGGTTGATAATGGGGGTTTACCTTGTACTTTATTAAAATATGAATTGTATTAAAGTTATTGATTGGATCAATAATTAGGAGTTATTCAGTAACTCTAGTTGTAGAATGTCTTCCCAACCCATCCCCTATTTATAGCTCTTTATAGCTTATTTGGGTCTTCAGATGTGTAATACCAATTGTGAAAATCTGAGCTACAATAAATTTGTTAATGTAATTTAATACCAATTCTGAAAATTTTAACTACACAATCTTCTCGTTCAAATTGTAGGATGCGTCCCCGACGCATCAAAGACTGTAGTTTGATTTTTCAAAAATGGTATAAGTTTTAAATAATATCAATTTGCTGATTACTACTGATCCCCCCAACCCCCCTTAAAAAGGGGGGCTTTCAAGGAAAATAAATTGCATTATCAAGGAGAATTGGTATAACCACTTTAACTTATCCATTCTTGCTGTCTTAAATGACGTATCCACTCATGAGAATCTTCCATATCTTCTCGATCTTGCCATATTCCAATAAATGATTCATTTTCTAAAAAAGATGAATTATTTTTTTGAGGTTGAATTTTAGGATAAAGTTTTTCTTTTAAAATTTTTTTTTCTTCGTCTGTTAAAGAATCAATAATTTTAATCAGAAAATCAATTAATTTAGTGTTTATGTTGGTTTAAAATCAGTGATAGTACGAAAAAAATTCTCAATCTAAATTAGGTCAGAATAGGAAGTAAGATTAATCATAGCTTAATTTTACCCTAAAATTTCCTCAGTTGAAAAAGGACAATCTTGAGGCGCAATTAAGCCTGTTTTATCCTTAAAGTCTTTAGCTGCTTCTTGATATAGTTCATTCCAAGATTGGAGTAACTTATTTTTAATTGAGTTAGACAAATTTTTTTGCAACAAAAGGCGAAAATTGTATAATTCACTATTCCAATGCCTCTCGTTATAGTCTTTCTCTGTTTCCCAGTAACGAAGACAAAGTAAATAAATCATGATGAGGATGGCATAAGATCGACAAGTTTTATATTCACTTTTCCCCAACTCCTCAACCTCCTCTATTAAATGCTCTAAATCAAGCTCATTAAACTTACCTTCTCTAAGTAATTGAGCTTGTTGTTTCGACCAAAGAGGAAAATCAATATCATATAATTTATTCATGTATCCTTTTATAAAATTCTTTTTAAGTCATTATAACCCATTCAGAATTAACAAAACAGTGATTAAATTAAAAGTAAACAACTGATTATGACAGCAGTGATTTTAAACCTAAACACAGTAGAATTAACTGACGAGCAATTTTATCGCCTCTGTCAAGTTAATCGAGATTGGCAACTGGAAAGAACCGCTAAAGGAGAATTAATCATTATGCCGCCAGTTGGGGGAATTAGTGGCAACAGAGAAGCGGATTTTATTATTGATTTGGGTGTTTGGAATCGTCAAACCGGATTAGGAAAAGTCTTTAGTTCTTCTACTATTTTTCGCTTACCTAAAGGGGGTGATAGATCTCCTGATGTGGCATGGATTAGGTTAGAACGATGGGAAACACTCTGTGAAGAAGAACAGGAAAAATTTCCGCCGATTTGTCCGGATTTTGTGATTGAATTGCGCTCCCGTAGTGATAAACTAGACTCATTAAGAGAGAAAATGCAGGAGTATCTTAATAGTGGTTTGGGGTTAGGTTGGTTGGTTAACCCTCAAGATCAACAGGTCGAAATTTATCGCTTAAATCAGCTTGGAGAAAAAGTTAATCTTCCCGCTACTTTAGAAGGAGAAACGGTTTTACCGGGATTTAAGCTGTTTTTAGACCGTTTTTAGAAATTTTAGGCAACTAAACAAGGTATGATTAAAAGGCCCCCTGTTTTTTATAACAAGGGGAATGATGTAACGCTCAAGTAACATTAGGACAACGATTGCTACAGTTAAGCAATGATAGCAACGTTCACTCCTTCAATTGGGTAATCGGCTGCTTTCCAAGCGGCCACCCCTCCCTCTAGTTCTGTTACATTAATATAACCCACGTTTCGCAACTTCTCGGCGGCTTCTACAGTCACTTCATCTGTATAGCCATAGATATAAATGTCCCGGCTTAATTCTAAAGACTTTAAAGCCCGTTTAACCAGTTCACTCATAGGCATCGATACCGCCCCCGTGATGTGACTCACATTGTAATCTCGTCTGTCTCTGACATCAATAATGGTTAAAGCCGGTTCACCCCAGTCAAGACGGTTTTTTAAGTCATAAATTCGAGATTTTGCTTTTAAAGTTCGTGGAATCGGTATTTGGGCCAAAATGCTCATAGATTTTTTGATCACTTTAATATTACTTATTTCGTAAGGTAACAATTATTTTTAGTTTTGTAAATTTTTATTGAAAAATCTAGACAAAATTGAGCAAATATACCCAAAAAAATAAAGTCCGCGACTTGCGGACAAAACGAGGATTTAGCCAATGGTAATTTTCCACAGACTATCGGAGTCGCACCACTAAGCGGCGATCGGGTTCTTGTCCCCGGCTTTCGGTGGCTAAGTCTTCAGCATCTTTCAAAAAAGTGTGAATTTGTCGCCGTTCTGCCGAAGAGAGAGATTTCATTTCCACTTCTTGACCGGTTTGGCGCACTTGATCGGCGACTCTTTTCGCCCAGGCCAATAATTCTGCTTGTCGTTTGAGACGATAGCTATTAATTTCAATCGTAAATGCCTGTTGTTCTTCAAATTCTGTCCCTAAATTCAGAACAGTATTGGCTAAATATTGAATGGCATCTATTCCTTCTCCTCGATACCCGACTAAAATTTCCGTTTGTTCGGGCCCCAGGTGAGTATGATCAATAATCAGCCAACAAGAACTAGGTTCAGATGTTTCAATAATATCTTCTCCAATTGTAACTTCTGTTGATATGCCCATTAACTCTAGTAAGGTTTCTAACCATTCTTTGCCTCTATCAATTTGCTGATCCCTCATTCTGCGTTATCCTGATGTCTTCTCTTTCTTCTTAGAACGTTTTTCAAAGGGCAGTGCTTCTCGTCCTTTTTCGGTTTTTTCTTGCTGTTCAAGTAACTTTTGCAGATTTTCCGGTAAAG belongs to Gloeothece citriformis PCC 7424 and includes:
- a CDS encoding THUMP domain-containing class I SAM-dependent RNA methyltransferase; protein product: MTHSYFATVAPSLEAIAAQELEQLGAKNVIREVRGVRFEGDKQLLYRVNLWGRTIFRVLLPIAEVKSYNAQQLYKSVQKIDWEIYLKPDQTLAVNCTGSNQHLNHTHFTALQIKNAIIDQQRDRLGKRSSVDVKQPDILINAHIYQNDCILSLDSSGESLHRRGYRPAVGLAPLKETLAAALLDLAQWNSNLSFFDPLCGSGTLPLEATLKALNIAPGLFRQRFGFQTWLDFDQSLWEDLIKEAKESQLSVLPAPIIGSDRSDDMIKQAQSNAQSCGIDRQVQFIQRELSEVEPLTSEGIIICNPPYGKRLGNSEELGALYKQLGDVFKQRFKGWTAYILTGNKELGKQVGLKTSRRIPVDNGGLPCTLLKYELY
- a CDS encoding DUF29 domain-containing protein, coding for MNKLYDIDFPLWSKQQAQLLREGKFNELDLEHLIEEVEELGKSEYKTCRSYAILIMIYLLCLRYWETEKDYNERHWNSELYNFRLLLQKNLSNSIKNKLLQSWNELYQEAAKDFKDKTGLIAPQDCPFSTEEILG
- a CDS encoding Uma2 family endonuclease gives rise to the protein MTAVILNLNTVELTDEQFYRLCQVNRDWQLERTAKGELIIMPPVGGISGNREADFIIDLGVWNRQTGLGKVFSSSTIFRLPKGGDRSPDVAWIRLERWETLCEEEQEKFPPICPDFVIELRSRSDKLDSLREKMQEYLNSGLGLGWLVNPQDQQVEIYRLNQLGEKVNLPATLEGETVLPGFKLFLDRF
- a CDS encoding rhodanese-like domain-containing protein; this translates as MSILAQIPIPRTLKAKSRIYDLKNRLDWGEPALTIIDVRDRRDYNVSHITGAVSMPMSELVKRALKSLELSRDIYIYGYTDEVTVEAAEKLRNVGYINVTELEGGVAAWKAADYPIEGVNVAIIA
- a CDS encoding protein jag, producing MRDQQIDRGKEWLETLLELMGISTEVTIGEDIIETSEPSSCWLIIDHTHLGPEQTEILVGYRGEGIDAIQYLANTVLNLGTEFEEQQAFTIEINSYRLKRQAELLAWAKRVADQVRQTGQEVEMKSLSSAERRQIHTFLKDAEDLATESRGQEPDRRLVVRLR